DNA sequence from the Nitrospiria bacterium genome:
CCGTCAGCACCCCTGAGTCGGTTCCCTTCCGTCCTCAGCGATTCCCGTTTTTCCGATCCTGATATATAATTCTCTTCGTTTACGCGTCATCGCTGCGAGGGGCCGCGGCCATTGAACATGAAAGTATCCACGCCATCGATCCTTGCGTTTGGCCTGATGCCCTAGTCGCCCCGATAGGCGGGGCGGGCCCGCATTGATTTAATCCCGTGGGAATTGCTATGATCCTATACGCCCGTCATGATGAAATCGTCTCGACATTCAACCCATCCCAAATACGTTTTCCGGATCCTTTGTTTCATCGGAGTGTCGATCGGCTCGTTTTCCTGCTCGTGGCCGCCTTCCGGGATGATCTGGATCCCTTCCGGCCCCTTCACGATGGGAAGCGACGAAAAAGATGTCCAGGGACGGAGCATCGATCTGGGTCTGACCAAGCCCTGGTTTGAAGACGAGGGGCCGGCGCATGCCGTCACCCTCCCGGGGTACTACCTCGACCGCACCGAGGTGACGAATCAGAACTTCGCGGACTTTGTCCGCGCGCGGCGCGCGCAAGCTCCCGAGTCCTGGAAGGGCGGGACTTATCCTGCGGGCCTGGATCGTTATCCCGTGACCGATGTGACCTGGTACGAGGCGGCCGCGTACTGCCTGTGGGCCGGAAAACGCCTCCCCACCGAGTCCGAATGGGAAAAGGCCGCGCGCGGACCCAAGGGGTTGATCTACCCGTGGGGAAATGCGTTCGACGCACGGAAGGCCAACCTGCTCTCGGACGGCCCGCGGCCGGTCGGGTCCTTTCCGCAGGGGGAAAGTCCGTATCGCGTGGAGGATCTGGTCGGGAACGTCTGGGAATGGACGGCGGATTGGTATCAACCGTATCCGGGCAATACGCGTCCCTCCGACAATTACGGACAGCGTTTCAAAGTGATCCGCGGAAAATCCTGGACCCAGGGTTTCGGCCATCAGCACGCGGATGAAGCGCAGGAAATCACCGCGCACGAGGCGCGGGCGTCCTATCGTCTTTATTATGACCCGGGGTTCAGTTTCGGGGATCTGGGCTTCCGGTGCGCAAAGAACGGCTGATTTTTGACAAACGGTTGACCGTCTGTAGGGGCTCGCGTCGCCCCCTCCCCCGGCAAAGCCGGATGGAGCCTCCCCCTCTCGCTCGCTTTGCTCGCTGCTTTGACAAACACTCTCCGTTCAAGTAAAATCGACACTCTTGTACCGCAGCCTGATCGATTCGAGGTCGCATGTCGAACGGCAGTCTCTGGAATCGGCTGGATCAATGGACCCGCTTGAGCCGCCTCTCCTTTCCGGTCCCGGCCCACGCGAAAAATCTCGGCTACTGCCTCGGCGGAATCACGCTGACGGGATTTTCCATTCTGTTTCTGACCGGCCTGATCCTGGCCCAATTTTTCAACCCCCAGCCGGACCAGGCCAACCGCAGCGTCCATTACATCGCGGAGCAGGTGAGCGGCGGACGGTGGCTCCGGTCCTTTCATTACTGGACGGCGCAGGCCGTTATCCTTTCGATGTGCGCGCACCTTCTCCGGGTCTTCTACAGCGGATCCTACAAGGCCCCGCGCATCCTGACCTGGTATTTTGGAACGGCGCTGTTTTTCACCGCCACGATGCTGTCCTATTTTTCGGGCACCGTGATCAAATGGGACCAGGAGGGGTCCGAGGCGCTGGAGCATTTCCAGTTCGTCGTGGGCCTCCTGGGGCCCCTCGGCACCCTGCTGGGGGAAGGCCTGACCCAAAGCGTCTCGATGAATGTCCGGATGTACAGCTTTCATGTCACGCTGGCCCCGCTGCTTTTGATTTTTCTGGTCGTCGGCCATTTCTATCTGATCCATGTCTTCAATATCTCGCCCCTTCCGCGGGGACCGCATTCCAAAATGCCCGAGGTCCCGAAGGCCGAGCTGACCGGGACCTTTACCGAACACCTCCTCGGGATCGTCCGCTTCAGCCTCATCTTCTATGGCCTGGTCGCGATCCTCGCCGCGATCGTTCCCGCGTCGCTGGGGCCCGCGGCCACGTCCGAGGCGACCGGGGTGAAACCGCCCTGGATCTATTTGTGGCAGTACGGCGTCGAGAATTTTCTGGGGATGGCCGGGATCCTGTACAGCACCCTGCTGCTGCTCCTGCTTTTTCTCATCGTGCCCTTGCTGGACCGTGGACTGAACCGCGATCCGAAGGACCGCAAGGGCGTTCTGGCGCTGGGGGCCCTGACCGGGCTCGTCCTCCTGAGCCTGACCCTCTATGGCTGGCTTTCCCCCAAACAGGTTCATCACGGCCACGGCCATGGCCACGGGGGAAATATGGAAGAGATGCCCGGGATGGAGATGAATGAAGCGCCGTCCGCCGGGGATTCTCACCCCGAATCCGTCCCGCCGAATGAACATCATGATGACCATCACGACGAGCCCCCGGACCATCCCTCCGAACAAGAGGCGCACTGACCCGATATGAACGAATCCCGGTTTCGTGACATCGTAAAAGAGGTGACGGCGCTGGCCGAGGGAACGGCCGTCGAAATCCTGTTTGCCCTGCAACGGGAAGGCCTCACCCGCTTCGGGAACAACATTGTTTCCCAGCACATCGATACCGGGAACGCCGAGGCGGTGATCCGCGTTCAAAAGGGGAGGCGCCAGGGACGGGCCAGCTGCAATCAGTTCGACCGCGCCACGCTGGAGCGGACGGTGAGGAAGGCCGTCGCGATCGCGGCGGTCCAGGCGGAAGACCCCGCGCTTTTGACCTTCCCGGAACCCCAGTCCTACCAGCCCCTTTCCCATTCCGTTCCGGCGACGCTGGCCGTCGCACCGGACGAAAAAGTGGATCAGATCCGCCGCGCCGTCTCGCTCTGCAGGAGAAAAAAGACGACTGCGGCCGGGATCTTCTCGCACGGGATGCAGGCGGTGGGCCTGGCGAATTCCAGCGGCCTCTTCGCCTACAACGATTACACCTCGGCGAGCTTTAGCGTGACGGTCATGGCCGACGACAGCTCCGGATGGGCCGACTCGACTCAACCGAACATCCATGCCGTCCATCCGGAGGTCCTGACCTCCGTCGCCCTGGAAAAGGCCCTGGCCGGTCGCCGTCCAAGGGCCCTGCCGCCGGGGGAGTACGACGTGATCCTGGAGCCGGCCGCGGTCGCGGAGCTGCTGCTCTTCATGGCCTGGGACGGCTTCGGCGCGCTGCCGTATCTGGAAGGCCGCAGCTTCGTGTCGGGAAGGCTGGGCCAAAAGATCTTGAGCGAGAAGGTGATGATCGTGGACGACGTCTACAACCACCAGACGCTCGGTCTGAATTTTGACTACGAGGGCATGCCGCGTCAACGCGTCGTTCTGGTGGACGGGGGCGTGGCCAAGGCGGTGGTGCATGACCGGAAGACGGCGAAAGAGGCCGGAACGGAATCGACCGGCCACGCGTTGCCGCAGCCGAATACCAACGGCCCGATGCCGCTCAATCTGATGCTGGCCGGGGGCGATTCGTCGGTGGACGAGATGGTCGCCTCGACCGATCGCGGGCTGTTGATCACCCATTTTCATTACACGAATATTCTCGAGCCCATGACCTTGATGATCACGGGCATGACGCGGGACGGCGTTTTTTGGGTCGAGAAGGGGAAGGTCAGGCATCCCGTGAAAAATTTCCGCTTCACCGAGAGCGTCGTGAAGGCCTTCAATCAGGTCGAGGCGCTCGGCCGTGAGACGGTTTATGCCCACGCCTTCTGGGGCGGGGGGATCGTCTGCCCGGCCGCGAAGATCCGGGGGTTTAATTTCTCGAGCGGGACCCGATTTTAATTGGAACGCAGGGGCGCACGGCCGTGCGCCCCTACATAAGAAGGTGTAATCCATGCGTGACCTGACCGCCATCGCACTGAATGCCGCCAAACGCCACGGGGCGTCGTACGCCGATATCCGGATCCTGCACATCACGGTCGAGGATCTGACCGTCCGGAACGGCGAGCTGGGCGATATCCGACAGGACGAATCGCTCGGGATCGGCGTGCGCGTGATCGTGGACGGGGCCTGGGGCTTCGCGGCCGGCCCGTCCCTGAGGAAGGAAGATATCCGCAAGACCGCCGTCCAGGCCTGCCGGATCGCGAAGGCCAGCGCGAAATTGAAGAAAGACCGGGTGCGTCTCTCGAAGGAAGAGGTCGTGGACACGGCATGGCAGACCCCGGTCGTGATCGATCCCTTCAAAGTTCCCGTGAGCCAGAAACTCGACCTGCTGTTTCGGACCGATGAGATCCTCCGGAAAGACCGCCGCATCAAGGTCGCCGAGTCCACGGTGGGGTGCGTACGGGAGCGGCAGTGGCTGGCGACGAGCGAAGGGACCTTTATCGACCAGACGCTGACCCGTACCGGCGCGGGTTATTCCGCGACGGCCGTCGAGGGCGGCGAGGTCCAGAAGCGGTCCTACCCGATGAGCTTCGGGGGACAGTACATGGGAATGGGCTACGAGCTGGTCATGGGACTCGCCTTGATCGAGAACGCCGAGAAGACCCGCGAGGAGGCCGTGGCGCTGTTGACCGCGAAGCCCTGCCCTTCCGGAAAGAAGGACCTGATCCTGGACGGGACCCAGCTCGCGCTTCAAATCCATGAATCGATGGGCCATCCCTCGGAGCTGGATCGGGTCCTCGGACTGGAGGAAAATTACGCCGGCCGGAGTTTTCTGACGTTGGAGAAGTACAAGAAGTTCCGTTACGGCTCGGATCGGGTGACCCTGATGGCCGACTCGACCGTGCCGGGGGGGCTTTCGACCTTCGGTTACGACGACGACGGCGTACGCGCGCAGCGCTGGCCGATCGTCCAGAACGGGATCTTCGTCGGGTATCACACGAACCGCGAATTCGCCCCGGTGATCGGGGGGTCCAGCCGCGGAGCCTGCCGCGCCGATTCCTGGGCCTCGCTCCCGATGATCCGGATCACGAACCTGAGCCTGATGCCGGGCGACCGGACGCCGGAGGAGCTCATCGCCGACACGAAAGACGGGATTTTCATGTGCACGAACAAGAGTTGGTCGATCGACCAGATGCGGTACAATTTTCAGTTCGGATGCGAGATCGGCTGGGAGATCAAAAACGGAAAGCTCGGCGCGATGCTAAAGAACTGCACCTATCAGGGGATCACGCCGGAATTCTGGGGCTCCTGCGACGGGGTCTCAAACGGCGATCACTGGACGCTCTGGGGGGTCGTGAACTGCGGAAAGGGCCAGCCCGGTCAGACGGCCGAGATGTCCCACGGCGCCGCGCCGGCGAGGTTTCGGAAGGTCACGGTGGGGGTGACGGCCTAGAAGAACGGTGAGTTCGTGTTGCGATTTTCCTGAATGAACCTGGTCAGCCGGGCCACGGAACTTCTCGGGCCGAACCGGGTCGAGAAGATCATCAGCTTGTTGAGCAGCCCGGGGATCACGACCGCCTTTCCCTTCATCATCCCGCGATACC
Encoded proteins:
- a CDS encoding TldD/PmbA family protein, coding for MRDLTAIALNAAKRHGASYADIRILHITVEDLTVRNGELGDIRQDESLGIGVRVIVDGAWGFAAGPSLRKEDIRKTAVQACRIAKASAKLKKDRVRLSKEEVVDTAWQTPVVIDPFKVPVSQKLDLLFRTDEILRKDRRIKVAESTVGCVRERQWLATSEGTFIDQTLTRTGAGYSATAVEGGEVQKRSYPMSFGGQYMGMGYELVMGLALIENAEKTREEAVALLTAKPCPSGKKDLILDGTQLALQIHESMGHPSELDRVLGLEENYAGRSFLTLEKYKKFRYGSDRVTLMADSTVPGGLSTFGYDDDGVRAQRWPIVQNGIFVGYHTNREFAPVIGGSSRGACRADSWASLPMIRITNLSLMPGDRTPEELIADTKDGIFMCTNKSWSIDQMRYNFQFGCEIGWEIKNGKLGAMLKNCTYQGITPEFWGSCDGVSNGDHWTLWGVVNCGKGQPGQTAEMSHGAAPARFRKVTVGVTA
- a CDS encoding cytochrome b N-terminal domain-containing protein; this encodes MSNGSLWNRLDQWTRLSRLSFPVPAHAKNLGYCLGGITLTGFSILFLTGLILAQFFNPQPDQANRSVHYIAEQVSGGRWLRSFHYWTAQAVILSMCAHLLRVFYSGSYKAPRILTWYFGTALFFTATMLSYFSGTVIKWDQEGSEALEHFQFVVGLLGPLGTLLGEGLTQSVSMNVRMYSFHVTLAPLLLIFLVVGHFYLIHVFNISPLPRGPHSKMPEVPKAELTGTFTEHLLGIVRFSLIFYGLVAILAAIVPASLGPAATSEATGVKPPWIYLWQYGVENFLGMAGILYSTLLLLLLFLIVPLLDRGLNRDPKDRKGVLALGALTGLVLLSLTLYGWLSPKQVHHGHGHGHGGNMEEMPGMEMNEAPSAGDSHPESVPPNEHHDDHHDEPPDHPSEQEAH
- a CDS encoding SUMF1/EgtB/PvdO family nonheme iron enzyme: MMKSSRHSTHPKYVFRILCFIGVSIGSFSCSWPPSGMIWIPSGPFTMGSDEKDVQGRSIDLGLTKPWFEDEGPAHAVTLPGYYLDRTEVTNQNFADFVRARRAQAPESWKGGTYPAGLDRYPVTDVTWYEAAAYCLWAGKRLPTESEWEKAARGPKGLIYPWGNAFDARKANLLSDGPRPVGSFPQGESPYRVEDLVGNVWEWTADWYQPYPGNTRPSDNYGQRFKVIRGKSWTQGFGHQHADEAQEITAHEARASYRLYYDPGFSFGDLGFRCAKNG
- a CDS encoding TldD/PmbA family protein, which translates into the protein MNESRFRDIVKEVTALAEGTAVEILFALQREGLTRFGNNIVSQHIDTGNAEAVIRVQKGRRQGRASCNQFDRATLERTVRKAVAIAAVQAEDPALLTFPEPQSYQPLSHSVPATLAVAPDEKVDQIRRAVSLCRRKKTTAAGIFSHGMQAVGLANSSGLFAYNDYTSASFSVTVMADDSSGWADSTQPNIHAVHPEVLTSVALEKALAGRRPRALPPGEYDVILEPAAVAELLLFMAWDGFGALPYLEGRSFVSGRLGQKILSEKVMIVDDVYNHQTLGLNFDYEGMPRQRVVLVDGGVAKAVVHDRKTAKEAGTESTGHALPQPNTNGPMPLNLMLAGGDSSVDEMVASTDRGLLITHFHYTNILEPMTLMITGMTRDGVFWVEKGKVRHPVKNFRFTESVVKAFNQVEALGRETVYAHAFWGGGIVCPAAKIRGFNFSSGTRF